In Torulaspora delbrueckii CBS 1146 chromosome 1, complete genome, one genomic interval encodes:
- the FOX2 gene encoding bifunctional hydroxyacyl-CoA dehydrogenase/enoyl-CoA hydratase FOX2 (similar to Saccharomyces cerevisiae FOX2 (YKR009C); ancestral locus Anc_2.521) has translation MSERLLFKDRVVVITGAGGGLGKVYALEYAKRGAKVVVNDLGGTLGGSGSNSRAADVVVDEIKNAGGEAVANYDSVNDNGERIIKTAIDNFGRVDILINNAGILRDVSFARMSEKEFGSVVDVHLNGGYKLCKAAWPYMLSQKFGRIINTASPAGLFGNFGQANYSAAKLGLVGLAETLAKEGYKYNIRVNSIAPLARSRMTENVLPPHILKQLGPEKIVPLILFLTHETTQVTNSIFELAAGFYGQLRWERSAGQIFNPNPETFTPEAILNKWKCIVDFKDKPFNKVQHPIQLSDYNDLITKAKKLPAQNDQGSIKVDSLRGKVVIITGAASGLGKSHALWFARYGAKVVINDIRNANGAVEEINQKFGDGTAVADNHDIVTQAPQIIEEALKKFGRVDVLVNNAGILRDRSFKKMTDDEWFAVLKVHLYATFAMSKAVWPVFLKQKSGYIINTTSTSGIYGNFGQANYAAAKAAILGFSKTIALEGAKKGIRVNIIAPHAETAMTKTIFTEKELVNHFDASQVSPFVVLLASEELQQNCGKKGVNGQLFEIGGGWCGQTRWQRSEGFASVADPVEPEAIRDNWNLITNFKSGTVNPSTTEESSMAILQAVQMAQSSKSSKDIFNYTERDCILYNLGLGATSKELSLTYENDPNFHVLPSFAVIPFMTSITALNMNKLVENFNYAMLLHGEQYFKLGQYPLPTKGSLKTIAKPLQILDKNGKAAVIVGGFETYDTKTKKLLAYNEGSFFIRGARTPGGKQIIKGERAKFATQKFKAPTDKEPDFEIEVLTNKDQAALYRLSGDYNPLHIDPNLAKAVKFPRPILHGLCTLGVSAKALLEKFGPYVELKVRFTNVVFPGEKLRIKAWKQLNGIVIFQTLDVDRDVVVLDNCAIKLSGSESKL, from the coding sequence ATGTCTGAGAGATTGCTGTTCAAGGATAGGGTTGTGGTGATAACAGGGGCCGGTGGAGGTCTAGGGAAAGTTTACGCGTTGGAATATGCCAAGAGAGGTGCCAAAGTTGTTGTCAATGATTTGGGTGGGACTTTGGGTGGCTCTGGTAGCAATAGTCGTGCAGCAGATGTGGTTGTGGATGAGATTAAGAATGCCGGAGGTGAGGCGGTGGCTAATTATGACTCAGTGAACGATAATGGTGAAAGAATTATCAAGACCGCAATTGACAATTTTGGACGAGTTGATATTTTAATCAATAATGCAGGCATCTTGAGAGATGTTTCATTTGCAAGGATGTCGGAGAAAGAGTTTGGTTCGGTCGTCGATGTTCATTTGAACGGTGGTTACAAGCTTTGTAAAGCTGCTTGGCCTTACATGCTATCGCAAAAATTCGGTAGAATTATCAATACGGCCTCCCCTGCTGGCTTGTTTGGGAATTTCGGTCAGGCTAACTATTCAGCAGCCAAGTTGGGCTTGGTAGGATTGGCAGAGACTTTGGCCAAGGAAGGTTATAAATACAACATAAGGGTCAATTCTATTGCGCCTTTAGCGAGATCTAGGATGACTGAGAACGTGCTGCCACCCCACATTTTGAAGCAGCTTGGTCCCGAAAAAATCGTTCCCTtaattttatttttgaCGCATGAAACAACTCAGGTGACCAACTCTATTTTCGAGCTGGCAGCTGGTTTCTACGGACAACTCAGATGGGAAAGATCTGCGGGCCAGATCTTCAATCCTAATCCTGAGACCTTTACACCAGAGGCAATTTTAAACAAGTGGAAGTGTATCGTGGATTTCAAGGACAAGCCGTTTAATAAGGTTCAACATCCAATACAATTATCAGATTATAACGATCTTATTACAAAGGCTAAAAAATTGCCAGCTCAGAATGATCAGGGTTCGATCAAAGTTGATTCCTTACGGGGTAAGGTGGTAATAATCACCGGTGCAGCCAGTGGTCTGGGGAAATCTCATGCTCTATGGTTTGCTCGATACGGTGCCAAAGTTGTCATCAACGATATTCGTAATGCAAATGGAGCAGTCGAGGAAATAAACCAAAAGTTTGGAGATGGTACAGCTGTCGCTGATAACCATGACATTGTTACTCAGGCTCCTCAAATTATTGAGGAGGCCTTAAAGAAGTTTGGTCGGGTGGACGTTTTAGTCAACAATGCCGGAATTTTACGTGACAGATCCTTTAAGAAGATGactgatgatgaatggtTTGCCGTGCTGAAGGTTCATCTTTACGCTACTTTCGCCATGTCTAAAGCTGTTTGGCCCGTCTTCTTAAAACAAAAATCAGGttatatcatcaacacGACCTCCACATCTGGAATATATGGTAATTTTGGTCAGGCAAATTATGCAGCCGCCAAGGCCGCAATACTTGGTTTCTCGAAGACAATTGCGCTCGAGGGTGCGAAGAAAGGTATCAGGGTCAACATTATCGCCCCTCATGCAGAAACTGCGATGACCAAGACTATCTTCACTGAGAAGGAGTTGGTCAATCACTTCGACGCATCTCAAGTCTCACCATTCGTTGTTCTTCTAGCTAGCgaagaattgcaacaaAACTGTGGAAAGAAAGGTGTCAACGGCCAGttatttgaaattggtggAGGCTGGTGTGGTCAAACTAGATGGCAAAGAAGTGAAGGTTTCGCCTCCGTTGCAGATCCGGTAGAACCTGAAGCTATCAGAGACAATTGGAATTTGATTACTAATTTCAAATCTGGAACCGTCAACCCTAGTACAACTGAAGAATCATCTATGGCAATTTTACAAGCTGTTCAAATGGcccaatcttcaaaatcatctaaggatattttcaattatACTGAAAGAGACTGTATCCTATATAATTTGGGTCTGGGGGCCACAAGTAAGGAGCTGTCGCTCACGTATGAAAATGATCCCAATTTCCACGTTCTACCCTCATTTGCCGTGATTCCCTTCATGACAAGCATTACTGCTTTGAACATGAACAAGCTAGTGGAAAACTTTAACTACGCCATGCTGCTCCACGGCGAGCAGTACTTTAAATTGGGCCAATATCCTTTACCAACTAAAGGAAGTTTGAAGACTATCGCTAAGCCATTGCAAATTTTGGACAAGAATGGCAAAGCCGCTGTGATTGTTGGGGGATTTGAGACATATGATACCAAGACGAAGAAACTGCTAGCCTACAATGAGGGATCATTCTTTATTAGAGGTGCTCGTACCCCAGGTGGCAAGCAGATCATCAAGGGTGAGAGAGCTAAATTTGCCACGCAAAAATTTAAGGCACCAACAGATAAGGAACCCGATTTCGAGATTGAGGTGCTGACGAACAAAGACCAAGCTGCGTTATACAGACTTTCTGGAGACTACAATCCTTTACACATTGATCCAAACCTTGCTAAAGCTGTGAAATTCCCACGCCCTATTTTGCATGGGTTATGTACACTAGGTGTCAGCGCTAAGGCTCTGCTGGAGAAATTTGGTCCATATGTCGAACTTAAAGTTAGGTTTACCAATGTTGTGTTTCCAGGTGAAAAACTAAGGATTAAAGCTTGGAAGCAACTTAATGGCATTGTCATTTTCCAAACCCTTGACGTTGATAGAGACGTCGTAGTCTTAGACAACTGTGCTATCAAATTAAGTGGATCGGAATCCAAATTATGA
- the APM3 gene encoding Apm3p (similar to Saccharomyces cerevisiae APM3 (YBR288C); ancestral locus Anc_2.522): protein MFISFYITDSKYSLVFQYLLSSNSPPFAHLWSKVQDVCPELANDDVANRNWEAKDDMGNLKSVCGSVSKNLELYKYYSSKNKLYYFCLTSGSGSTSSISPFVFLESMDRSLLEYFDKDRLTVNKITNNYDRITMIFYVCVNGGGPAAGRLYGNRIKKVVPARSDLSKIINSTAHGLQVAVQRQGQQHNQTFVSDSLNRLENDTSSREDDVVPWRTAGLKYSNNELYVDLTESIHVVYQKAGKRSRRTSSKLEMICGTINGQASVKCYLSGNPTVDLQLDLAGNDLGVPAFHECVELDNHQNPSNCDLRFIPPDGRFNLMQYSIDLDTPRIQQTRRFNHTVGLVTIDFADQLGNKTDEFEITVNISNSREVANIEDLRIDVQLQSNTDEDSETDFKIKVLRNTHGRFDNSVVPGQGSWIFDKDTPTGTLPVLRGCVESTEPRLLRVQRVTASYSLSGQLASGIRVKAINIGQLTTKSNRPFKGVKYATKTGDFEIRS from the coding sequence ATGTTCATATCCTTCTATATCACAGATTCTAAATACTCCCTGGTGTTTCAGTACCTTTTGAGTTCCAACTCGCCGCCATTTGCACACTTATGGTCAAAAGTGCAAGATGTTTGCCCTGAACTAGCGAATGATGACGTTGCGAATCGAAACTGGGAAGCTAAGGATGATATGGGTAATTTGAAATCTGTTTGTGGATCTGTTAGCAAGAATTTGGAGCTATACAAGTACTATTCTTCGAAGAACAAACTGTATTACTTCTGTCTGACATCAGGTTCAGGCTCAACGTCTAGCATTTCACCCTTCGTCTTCTTAGAGAGTATGGACAGAAGCCTACTTGAGtattttgataaagatcGATTGACTGTGAACAAAATAACGAATAACTACGACCGTATTACGATGATATTTTACGTCTGCGTTAACGGCGGCGGACCTGCCGCCGGTAGACTGTACGGCAATaggatcaagaaagtcGTACCCGCAAGATCGGACCTCTCAAAGATTATTAATTCAACAGCACATGGCCTCCAAGTGGCCGTGCAACGACAAGGCCAGCAGCATAATCAGACATTCGTGAGCGATTCATTGAACAGGCTCGAGAACGACACAAGCAGCCGGGAGGACGATGTAGTTCCATGGAGAACTGCAGGGTTGAAATACAGTAACAACGAGCTATACGTTGACCTTACAGAATCGATACACGTAGTATATCAAAAGGCAGGCAAGAGATCCCGACGTACCTCATCCAAATTGGAAATGATATGTGGAACCATTAACGGCCAAGCAAGCGTGAAGTGCTACTTGAGCGGAAACCCTACGGTTGATTTACAACTTGACCTAGCCGGTAACGATCTTGGCGTTCCAGCATTCCACGAATGTGTTGAGCTTGACAACCACCAGAATCCAAGCAATTGCGACCTAAGATTCATCCCACCGGATGGCAGATTTAACCTTATGCAATACAGTATCGATCTCGATACCCCACGGATACAACAAACTCGCAGATTCAACCACACTGTCGGCCTAGTCACAATCGATTTTGCCGATCAGCTAGGAAACAAGACGGATGAGTTCGAGATCACAGTCAATATAAGCAATTCACGTGAAGTGGCCAACATCGAAGATCTCCGCATCGACGTTCAATTACAAAGTAATACTGACGAAGACAGCGAAACggatttcaagatcaaagtttTACGCAACACACATGGCAGATTCGACAACAGTGTAGTCCCGGGCCAGGGTTCCTGGATTTTTGATAAGGACACACCAACGGGTACATTGCCCGTCCTCAGAGGCTGCGTTGAAAGCACAGAACCCCGTTTGTTAAGAGTGCAGCGTGTCACAGCATCCTACTCACTGTCGGGTCAGTTGGCAAGCGGAATCCGCGTAAAAGCCATCAACATAGGGCAACTAACCACAAAGTCTAACAGACCATTCAAGGGAGTTAAGTATGCCACCAAGACCGGCGACTTCGAGATCAGATCTTAG
- the SNF5 gene encoding Snf5p (similar to Saccharomyces cerevisiae SNF5 (YBR289W); ancestral locus Anc_2.523), whose protein sequence is MNGGNGGNGQDEPSLDNPGEAANANPFSNIGTPSFNLSQIPRNVLQNLTPAQVQMIQQRHRQLLMNRFQQQQVQNRQQSLNSHGHQQLQQTQAQARAQAQARAQAQARAMAQAQAQAQANRQSAPQQQMHMGQQSMQSPGMSMGQQSDARTPGMTQAGIDQTASTASARQAGMQPQQVRNPAASQAPINLPPQIARLPLPMQQQVLNTLKQQAIAKNNPAAVAAITMAQQHLQQQLQQQEQSQGSPIQPGVESPMNMQAPQSQNIPVQHGASPQIPSQSMPIPPQQSQQQQQPMRVPSNLMQVPRPKFDLPKYQTIKFEPPEDKLPYPTYWSDQKPTTDILLYEQITQRDKTNKSDLAKETNGYEPFSIYGFSNKEYLGKLWHTLKYYQELKATRMKSITNASQNIPSASIWGNGYSGYGNGVTNSVRQVIAESPIDGRKHVYQDRLKIYEQAMHEESEELVPIRLEFDYERDKFFLRDTLLWNKNDSILKIEDFVEDMMKDYRYAPLIRDQFNETICQSMKEQILEFQSNPYLDLDEERRGGDDMRIMIKIDIVVGQHQLLDNFEWDISNPENCPEEFAESMCRELSLPGEFVTAVAHSIREQVHMYHKTLALLGHNFDGSVVDDDEVRSRVLPVITVDDVFRAPSDAKIYTPNLFQISAAELERLDKDKDRDTRRKRRQGRSGRRGVVVHNGSTSNLAGTQASIGGPNANALTGANAAVEVSVPDIADVPRTFRTPIPSTILPGGIDLGPPVGSYELRTTTEHKIRPALPIGNQAPCQVIDHIPGSSLLICIKLKPKEKGRMSKR, encoded by the coding sequence ATGAATGGAGGAAATGGTGGTAACGGCCAAGACGAGCCGTCTTTAGACAACCCAGGGGAAGCTGCGAACGCCAATCCATTCAGTAACATAGGTACGCCATCCTTCAACTTATCGCAGATACCGCGGAATGTGCTACAAAATCTAACCCCAGCACAAGTCCAAATGATTCAGCAAAGACACAGGCAGTTACTGATGAATCGATTCCAGCAACAGCAAGTGCAAAATAGACAGCAATCGCTCAATTCACACGGCCATCAACAACTACAGCAGACCCAGGCCCAGGCAAGGGCCCAAGCACAAGCGAGAGCTCAAGCACAGGCAAGAGCAATGGCACAAGCACAAGCCCAAGCTCAGGCAAATCGCCAATCGGCCccacaacaacaaatgcATATGGGACAGCAATCTATGCAATCGCCAGGAATGTCCATGGGTCAACAATCGGATGCAAGAACACCTGGTATGACACAGGCTGGTATAGACCAAACAGCCTCTACTGCAAGTGCTCGACAGGCAGGAATGCAGCCTCAGCAAGTACGCAATCCAGCGGCTTCTCAAGCGCCTATCAACTTACCGCCTCAAATAGCTAGGTTACCTCTGCCGATGCAGCAGCAAGTCCTCAATACGTTAAAACAACAGGCAATAGCGAAGAACAATCCAGCCGCTGTGGCGGCGATTACCATGGCTCAGCAGCATCTTCAACAGCAATTACAGCAACAGGAACAGTCCCAGGGCTCTCCAATACAGCCAGGTGTGGAATCTCCAATGAATATGCAGGCTCCCCAATCTCAAAACATACCTGTTCAGCATGGTGCGAGCCCTCAGATCCCATCACAATCAATGCCAATACCGCCACAACAGTcacagcagcaacagcaaccgATGAGAGTTCCCAGTAACTTGATGCAAGTGCCTCGTCCAAAATTTGACTTGCCAAAGTATCAGACAATAAAGTTTGAACCACCAGAGGATAAATTGCCATATCCAACGTATTGGTCAGATCAAAAACCGACAACAGACATTCTACTTTATGAGCAAATTACCCAGCGTGACAAAACCAACAAGTCTGACCTGGCGAAGGAAACAAATGGGTATGAACCATTCAGTATTTATGGGTTCAGTAATAAAGAGTACTTAGGCAAGCTCTGGCACACGCTAAAATACTACCAAGAACTGAAGGCGACAAGGATGAAATCGATCACAAATGCTTCACAGAATATTCCATCCGCTAGCATTTGGGGAAATGGTTACTCTGGCTACGGTAATGGTGTAACAAATTCTGTGAGGCAAGTTATCGCGGAATCTCCTATCGATGGTCGGAAACACGTTTATCAAGACAGACTAAAAATCTACGAGCAAGCAATGCACGAGGAGAGCGAAGAGTTGGTTCCCATACGACTTGAATTCGACTACGAGCGtgataaattctttctACGAGATACACTCTTGTGGAATAAAAACGACTCTATTttaaaaattgaagatttcgtGGAAGATATGATGAAGGATTACCGGTATGCACCTCTAATAAGGGATCAATTTAATGAAACAATCTGCCAATCCATGAAAGAGCAAATTTTGGAGTTTCAATCTAATCCATACCTcgatttggatgaagagcGTAGGGGCGGAGATGATATGCGAATAATGATAAAAATCGATATCGTCGTTGGGCAACATCAGTTACTGGATAATTTTGAATGGGATATATCTAATCCAGAAAACTGTCCTGAAGAGTTTGCTGAGAGTATGTGCAGGGAACTGTCATTACCAGGGGAGTTTGTAACTGCTGTGGCTCATTCGATTAGAGAGCAAGTTCACATGTATCACAAAACTTTGGCGCTCTTGGGCCACAATTTCGACGGATCTGTGGTAGACGATGACGAAGTCCGGAGTAGAGTATTACCGGTAATAACGGTCGATGATGTTTTCAGAGCGCCTTCCGATGCTAAGATATACACACCTAACCTATTCCAAATCTCAGCCGCGGAGCTAGAAAGACTAGATAAGGATAAGGATAGAGATACGAGACGTAAGAGGAGGCAGGGACGATCGGGCAGGCGCGGCGTCGTTGTTCACAATGGAAGTACCAGTAATTTAGCCGGCACTCAGGCTTCCATCGGAGGCCCTAACGCAAACGCACTTACAGGAGCAAATGCGGCAGTGGAGGTTTCGGTGCCAGATATTGCCGACGTTCCCAGAACCTTCCGCACACCTATTCCAAGCACCATACTCCCTGGCGGTATAGATTTGGGACCACCGGTTGGATCCTACGAGCTAAGAACTACAACAGAACATAAAATCAGACCAGCGCTACCAATTGGCAATCAAGCACCCTGTCAGGTTATTGATCACATACCTGGCAGCTCTTTACTCATATGCATAAAACTCAAGCCGAAGGAAAAGGGCAGGATGAGCAAGAGGTGA
- the RSC4 gene encoding Rsc4p (similar to Saccharomyces cerevisiae RSC4 (YKR008W); ancestral locus Anc_2.518), whose amino-acid sequence MAIKPKRKAPEEEEPEKPAKVVAGKQPRMGDLPNVDYNIPLFPESELHQDEWSIPKFNLFISFTINYLLESYKSVFKDFIKLPSRKFHPQYYYRVQQPISINEIKSRDYEFPDGPHTFLLDVELLAKNCASYNESGSLIVKNSLQMVQYIEYEVLKAKNVTRNYLVSDDVRPRLLSHLNRVIDATDREIEIEYGATKTDADDTMKISEPFMELVSKEELPDYYEVIHRPCALSLVKQNLEVGYYSKIYDFIIDTQSVFQNALVFNDSSTLIYQDAQKLLNYFNHLIQDKFFPELRDASERGEIKLEYDKIEYEQYLADGGNDHTEDVQEEDDEADYDFNHFEGLGNGYNRSVLSEDYLLGPNRAETTNKIQKLSTPIEEPPRVPKYNIITSMQREFISEEHTMEKVPYHLIDQVCIFSSKSLYRQATTPVVGGKPSCNQNWVEYIFNGDQLSQNENMFSLTLQPVQTFLTLTAKVSDRKTDVSLSLNKEDIKSQRATSSGPKPESPQEKVEQGKDLSEPEKFDIRLNEGLNYAELKCQNTASEKRELMRFWINVLP is encoded by the coding sequence ATGGCAATTAAACCAAAGAGAAAAGCCCCAGAGGAGGAAGAGCCAGAAAAACCGGCTAAGGTAGTAGCTGGTAAGCAGCCCAGAATGGGAGATTTACCTAATGTTGACTATAACATACCATTATTTCCCGAATCAGAATTGCACCAGGATGAATGGTctattccaaaatttaatcttttcattagTTTCACGATAAATTATCTGCTTGAATCGTACAAATCGGTATTCAAGGACTTTATTAAACTTCCCAGTAGGAAGTTCCACCCCCAATACTACTACAGGGTTCAGCAGCCGATCTCCATTaatgaaatcaaatctAGAGACTATGAATTCCCAGATGGGCCACACACCTTTTTGCTTGATGTGGAATTGCTGGCGAAGAACTGTGCTTCCTATAATGAAAGTGGCAGTTTGATcgtgaaaaattctttgcaaatggTTCAATACATTGAGTATGAGGTCTTGAAGGCCAAAAACGTTACAAGAAATTACCTAGTGTCTGATGATGTGAGGCCTCGGTTACTTAGCCATTTGAACCGAGTGATAGATGCCACCGATAGAGAGATAGAAATCGAATATGGTGCGACCAAGACAGACGCGGATGatacgatgaagatcagCGAACCGTTCATGGAACTTGTCTCGAAGGAAGAACTGCCTGATTACTATGAGGTAATTCACCGGCCGTGTGCGTTGTCGCTCGTTAAACAAAATTTGGAGGTTGGTTATTATTCCAAGATATACGATTTTATCATTGACACTCAATCCGTCTTTCAGAACGCTTTAGTCTTCAACGACAGTAGCACTTTAATATATCAAGATGCTCAAAAACTGTTGAATTACTTCAATCATCTGATACAGGATAAATTCTTCCCTGAATTACGAGATGCTAGTGAGCGTGGAGAAATCAAACTTGAATATGACAAGATTGAATATGAACAATATCTAGCAGACGGTGGTAACGATCATACTGAAGATgtgcaagaagaagatgatgaagccGATTATGATTTTAATCATTTTGAGGGATTGGGCAATGGTTACAACCGTTCCGTTTTGTCTGAAGATTATCTCTTAGGACCCAACAGAGCAGAAACTACAaacaaaattcaaaaattATCGACGCCCATTGAAGAACCTCCAAGAGTGCCCAAATACAACATTATCACATCCATGCAAAGAGAGTTTATCTCTGAAGAACATACAATGGAAAAGGTACCATACCACCTGATTGATCAAGTTTgcattttttcatcaaaaagcCTTTACCGACAGGCGACCACACCTGTCGTGGGTGGGAAGCCATCTTGTAACCAGAACTGGGTAGAGTACATTTTCAATGGTGATCAACTAAGTCAAAATGAGAACATGTTTTCTCTTACATTACAGCCCGTTCAAACGTTCTTGACGTTAACGGCCAAGGTATCCGATAGGAAGACGGATGTTTCTCTCAGTTTGAATAAAGAGGATATaaaatctcaaagagcAACTTCGAGCGGCCCAAAGCCAGAGAGTCCGCAAGAAAAGGTTGAGCAAGGAAAGGATCTCAGTGAAcctgaaaaatttgacattCGCCTGAATGAAGGTCTGAATTACGCCGAATTGAAATGCCAAAACACAGCGAGTGAGAAGAGAGAATTaatgagattttggatCAACGTGCTACCGTGA
- the QCR10 gene encoding ubiquinol--cytochrome-c reductase subunit 10 (similar to Saccharomyces cerevisiae QCR10 (YHR001W-A); ancestral locus Anc_2.520), translating to MVSYVSKLATKTYPYMGKMNSSNLLSYLPNLAIWGAASTAGTFVFTAGWPKFQDTFYKKIPVLGSYWDKEIPPEDRIN from the exons ATGGTATCA TACGTTTCCAAATTAGCCACTAAGACGTACCCATACATGGGTAAAATGAACTCTAGCAACTTATTAAGCTATCTTCCAAACCTTGCAATCTGGGGTGCTGCCTCCACTGCCGGTACCTTTGTATTCACTGCAGGCTGgccaaagtttcaagacaccttttacaagaagatcCCAGTGTTAGGTTCCTACTGGGACAAAGAAATCCCGCCTGAGGATAGAATCAACTAG
- the TDEL0A02940 gene encoding glycosyltransferase family 15 protein (ancestral locus Anc_2.519) → MKLLANIRRLLHRRYIRATVGLLIVTPIVLLCIHGSNKILLNGPDTAQHDLQIITTDGPRIYADDHSKGNDILLTLVRNSELTDMIDTIERFEKSFNSKYHYQWWFMNDEEFTDEFKEAVELKVSGGARFIRVPTEMWSYPPNIDQKKAAASRENYKKQKINYGSSESYRFMCRFNSGLFYKLPELVDIEYYWRIEPSVHFDCEITYDVFKYMRANKKLYAFNMALQEDIRTIPSLWNATMNFFRQNSQYVASKNNAKFITDDDGSTYNLCHFWSNFEIASLGFYRSQAYEDFFKFLDSEGGFFYERWGDAPVHTLAASYMIPAESLHFVANTGYMHSPNQDCPPDAEIRDVLHCECSPKRDFTWHEWSCVNKFFEVNGYVKPNTMANLKKAYPYIFNSMVA, encoded by the coding sequence ATGAAGCTGTTGGCCAACATTAGGAGGTTGCTCCATCGAAGATACATTCGAGCTACGGTGGGGCTTTTAATTGTAACACCCATTGTTCTCCTTTGTATCCATGGTTCGAACAAGATACTATTGAATGGACCGGACACAGCGCAGCAtgaccttcaaatcatcacAACTGATGGACCTCGAATATATGCCGACGATCATAGCAAAGGAAACGATATCTTGCTTACACTTGTTAGGAATTCAGAATTGACAGACATGATTGATACGATCGAGCGTTTCGAGAAGAGtttcaattccaaatatcATTATCAGTGGTGGTTTATGAACGACGAAGAGTTTACTGATGAGTTCAAAGAAGCTGTAGAGCTCAAAGTTTCGGGGGGAGCCCGATTCATCAGGGTTCCAACTGAAATGTGGAGTTATCCACCCAATATAGATCAGAAGAAGGCGGCTGCCAGCAGAGAAAATTATAAAAAGCAGAAGATTAATTACGGTTCAAGTGAGTCGTATCGGTTTATGTGCCGCTTCAATTCTGGTTTATTCTACAAATTGCCAGAGCTTGTCGATATCGAATATTATTGGAGGATTGAGCCTAGCGTCCATTTCGACTGTGAAATAACGTATGATGTTTTCAAATATATGAGAGCAAACAAGAAACTATACGCCTTCAATATGGCTTTACAGGAAGACATTAGAACGATACCATCTCTTTGGAATGCCACGATGAACTTTTTTCgtcaaaattctcaataTGTTGCTTCCAAAAACAACGCCAAGTTTATtacagatgatgatggttCTACATACAACCTGTGTCATTTCTGGTCAAATTTTGAGATTGCCAGTTTGGGCTTTTACCGATCTCAGGCGTATGAggatttcttcaagtttctCGACAGTGAAGGAGGATTTTTTTATGAGAGATGGGGAGACGCGCCAGTACATACACTTGCAGCTAGCTATATGATTCCAGCTGAAAGTTTACATTTTGTTGCAAACACCGGATACATGCATAGTCCAAACCAGGATTGTCCACCGGACGCAGAGATTAGAGATGTTCTACATTGCGAGTGCAGCCCAAAGAGAGATTTCACCTGGCATGAATGGAGTTGTGTAAATAAATTCTTCGAGGTCAATGGATACGTTAAGCCAAATACTATGGctaatttgaagaaagccTATCCATATATTTTCAACAGTATGGTCGCATGA